The DNA segment AATGTCATGAACGAATTTCTGAAAATCGCTTAAAATATAATCCAAACGCACGTCGTTGTTTGAATTGTCAGGAAAAGTCAGAAAAAGGTCTGGTTTAAATAAAAGTCTATATAACAAGGAGAGGCTGGTATGAAAAAAAGATTTGTTGGGTTGATGGCGTTGCTGACTTGTTTGTCTTTAGGGCTTGTTGGTCATGAATTTGATATTGAGCCTATTTCAAGCCCTGATTTACGTAGCGAGCGTGATCTTTTTATGAGATCTCATAGCTTTGCTGATCAAGGTTCTGATTTTTTATCTAACGAATTTGATAAAGAAGAACAAGCTTACAAAGATCAAAATACGCAAACACTGTTTTTTCATGCAACGTTTATGGATGAAGTGATTGGATATATTTCATTTGATGCTTCTGGTGACCATAAAGTGCATGTACGACATTTGGCTATAGATCCAGAAATGTATGAGCCAGCTTTGATTAAAGAATTATTGTTTACTGTTTTCCAGGTGGTGCCACAAGTCGGCTTTATCTCGTTAGTTGCTAACTTGCAGCAAGTTGACGTTTTGCAATTGCTTGAAGAGCTTGGTTTTGAGTTTGCTTGTGAGCATCAAGATGGAATTTTTTGTACATATGAATTATTTGTGAATAATAAATGTAAAATTTGTGATGTTTTATATGGTCCATCCTTTTGGTATGGCAATGGAGATGAGTGGGATTCGGGCTCATATGTTACCATCCAGGAGGCTTTTTCGGAGGCAGATGATAACGCTGGTAACGAGTAACCCTTAACGTGGCGATAAAAGCTCTAGTATCTTTGACTTTTTCAAGGACTCTAGTATCATAAAAGCTATATTGTGAATTAGTATTAAATTTAAAAGTTAACTCTATTAATCGGAAGAAAGGCCTACTTTTTATGGCACAAGCTCCAGCTTCTACAAAGAAAACAGCAAAAGCGCCAGCTTTAAAAGCAACATCTATTAAACCAAAACGAGTAAAGGCTATTGCAAATAAACCTTTTTCTCAAGGCACTGGCAGAAGAAAATCAGCTGTTGCTCGAGTATTGCTTAGAAAAGGCAACGGTCAAATTCTGATTAACGGTAAATCATTCGAAGAATATTTTACAGTTCCTGCATCACGAGACGCTTGCCAAGCATCATTCATAACAGCTCCAGCTACTTCAGGCATGACAGCTGACATCAAAGTTTCTGGCGGCGGATTTAGTTCTCAAGCAGTTGCGGCACAACTCGGTATCGCTCGAGCGCTTCTATTGTTTGATGAAACACTAAGACCCGAACTAAGAAAACTTGGCTTTTTAACCGTTGATTCTCGCGTTAAAGAACGTAAAAAATACGGTCAAAAAGGCGCTCGTGCAAAGTTCCAATTTACAAAAAGATAAAGAATTTTTGGCAGTTAATGCAAAAAGAGCACTCGAAAGAGTGCTCTTTTTTTTGATTGTTTTATAAGATTCTTGAATGTTTTGATTCATTTTTCGTACGTTGCCACAAATCTCTATTTTTCCACATGTAGCAAGTATAGGAATAACAATGAAAATAAGAATTATTTTATATTCGTTAATTAGTTTATGTATCGTGGCAAGTGACGATTCTGCTCGTAGGATAGATCCAAAGAACTTAACGATTCAAATAGTACCCTTTGTAATTGGAAGAGTGAGATTGGAAAGACCTATGACGCCGATAAGGACTGTGGTCGAAGAAATTCAATTGGAAGAAGAGGTATGGAAGCTACGACCTGAAAATAAGCTAGGACCTATTAGAACAAGCGCTCAATCTTGCGACTCTGTACGCAAGCAAGCGCTGATGGCATTTGCAGAACGCAAAGTTCAGGCGGTGCTTGAAGACAAGGTAAGAAAGGATGTGTTTGAAATTATGCGACAAAAATATTTAGTGAGATTGGAGCAAGTTTTTGACACAAATCATTCTGTATCTTCAATCGTATCATCTGAAGTTGCGTCAGATAGAAGAATGTAGTCTCATACGGTGCAAACCAAGTAACTATATAAAAAAAGCATTTGAACAGTGATTATTTTAGTAGACAGTTGAGCGTGTACATAATTCATTATAGGCAGACAGTGTTATTATTTCTCTTTGCTCCCAAGAATTTTTTTCACCAGCATTATTAAAGCTTGCAATGTGTTCATCGCTTAAATATTGAGCTGGCAATGTATATGATTTTTCAAATGCATTGGTTTTTATTTTTACGGTGTTTATTGTAGGAAGTAAGTCATTATTGTTTGCTGTAAGATCACTCAGTTGCTTAAGACATTGATTAGAGTTTTCAATTGATTCATCATCAATCTGTAAACCTTGAAAAGTTGTTGCAACGTTAGTTACCTGTACATAAGAATCAACAAGTTTATTTTTTACATTGTGCTCAGCGTAAGCAGGGGCATACAATATTGGCGTGCCTTTATTGGTACCAAAAAAAAGCCAACTTCTACTAACTTTTACAAGCCATGTTGCAGGATCGTTATCTATAACAAGATACTTATGAAATTCTTGTTTTTGTTCATTAACCTGTTTGCAGGTAGTGAGCTCATAAGGCAAACAATACATAATTTTTTGTGTTATAAAATTTCGTTGTGCCATACATAATCGGGCTGTAGTTGCTTGTGTTGTTGACCGCATTGTGTTTGGTAATATTCGATGCATAGCATTCAAATTTTCAACAGCCAAAAAATTCATAATTGTTAAAAATCTGCAGAAATTTTTAAGAGAAATCACTTGATATCCTTTTCATGGTAGACGTTATTTTGATACATGTTTCAAAGCATGCATTAAAGCTTATCTGACTTTGTAAAAAAAATCATGAAAAAGTTGATAATTTATAAGTTGGATCTTATTGATGATAAACAGAAGTTATGGTAAAAAAGAATGCGAACATCGAAATTGATGCAATCGAGAGATAAATTCTATATTTTGTTTTATGTTTCACGTTAAAAAATCTTTGTGTTGAGTTTGACGACGGTACTGAGTAGGTTCATTCAAGGTACTCTTTTGACTTATATTGTCAACTTTTACGCTTGTGCTACAGTGTCAAAAGTATCGTTTTTAGGCATTTTTTCAAGTCACTTGGGAGAGAGTATGACATTTTTAATGCGTCGACTTATCATGTTTTTTTTAGTTTTTGAGGTAGTTGTCTTCTTTGTGCTATATTGTTTTGGACCAAAGGGTCTGACAATGTTAGTTGATTTGCGCAAACAACAGCAGCAAACACGAATCGATATCTGTACCATACAAAAAGAAATTAAAACTTTGCAGAGCGATATTGAAATGAACTTCAGCGATTTTGCAAAAGAAAAAATAGCGCGAGAAAAATTGTTAATGAAAAAAGATCAAGAACAAGTTTATTTTAAAACTAAGGTGAAATAATGTTTACTGTGCCAAAACTTTCTTATTCATACGATGCATTGCTTCCATACATTGACGCACAAACCATGGAAATTCATATTACCAAGCATCATCAAGCATACGTTGATAATTTAAACAAAGCGTTATTGCCTTATCCTGAGCTGCAAAAATTGAGCCTTGAAGCTCTTTTAACTGGCATAGAGTCTTTACCAGATGCTATTAAAACAGCAGTCAGAAATAATGCTGGCGGTCACTACAATCACACACTTTTCTGGGAAATGATGAAACCAAGTGCAGATATGAAACAAGGTTTGCTCATTGCAGAAATTCAAAAAAAATTCGGAACGTATCAAGCATTTAAAGATCAGTTTGAAACTGCTGCAAAGACTCGCTTTGGAAGTGGATGGGCTTGGTTAGTTTTAAATAAGTCTGGTGATTTAGAAGTTTTTTCTACAGCAAATCAAGATGCTCCATTGATGCAAGGATCTGTACCGCTTCTTGGACTTGATGTGTGGGAACATGCTTATTATTTGCATTATCAAAATCGTCGACCTGACTACATCGCAGCGTGGTGGAATGTCGTTAATTGGGAATTTGTTGAAGAGCGTTATCGCGCTGTTATTGGAAAATAGTTTAGATGAAATTTATTGCTGATTTTCATATTCATTCAAAGTATTCACACGCAACTTCAAAATTTATGGATCTTGTGTCACTCAGTACCTGGGGCCAGCTTAAAGGTATTGGCGTGATGGGAACTGGTGATTTTACACATCCGATCTGGCAACAAGAATTAAAAACGCAATTGCAAGAAGTTGAGCCAGGGTTGTTTGAGCTGAAGTCTGAATATCAAAAAATAATTACGTCACAAGTGACTGCGTCACAAGTATATGAGTCGTGTAAAGTTAACGCGTTATCGCCTCATCGTTTTATGTTGTCTTCTGAGGTGAGTACCGTTTTTAAACGTAACGGACGCTGCTATCGAACTCATAGTATTATTCTAGCACCATCATTTCAGGCAGTTGACGCTATAACTAAAGAGTTAGAAAAAATTGGCAATATTACATCTGATGGTCGACCAATTTTGGGTTGCGACGCGGCCGACATTGTTAAAATTGTTTTAAATGCTTCTGAAGATTGCATGGTAATTCCTGCACATATTTGGACTCCATGGTACGGACTTTTAGGATCGAAGTCAGGTTTCAATTCAGTTCATGAAGCTTTTGGCTATCTTACGCAGCACATCTATGCTGTCGAAAAAGGGTTGTCTTCTAATTTTTTAATGAACGCACAACTCTCCGAGCTCGATAAGTTTGCTCTCTTGTGTAATTCTGATGCGCATAGCTTGCAAAATTTAGGCCGGGAAGCCAACTTACTCGACACTGATTTGTCATACGCCGGAATCACAAACGCGTTGCGTAAAAATGATAAAAATGAGCTCGTTGCAGGAATTGAATTTTTTCCTGAACGGGGAAAATATTATGGAGATGGGCACCGGGCATGCGGTGTTTATTTAACTCCTCAGCAAACGGTTGCATGCGGTGGCATCTGCCCAGTTTGTCATAAGCCTGTGACGATTGGAGTTTTAAATCGAGTAAATCAATTGGCTGATCGAACGGTTGAGCAGGCGCAAGAATTTGTGAGAAAACGATATCAAGTGGTTCCTTTATTTGATGTTATTTCTCATGAACTAAAGCAAGCAGATACGAGTCAAAAAGTTCAGAAAATGTATCATCAAATGCTGCAACAAGTTGGACCTGAATTTTATATACTTTTAAAAGCTTCAATCCAGCAGATTGAGCAAGCATCAACTCCCGGCATTGCTCAAGCCATTGCTAAAATTAGATCGGGAGATATTGTCATTTTGCCAGGGTATGATGGAGTATATGGTCAGGTACAATTTTAATTCATTTCTTGTGAATTCGTCAAAAAAAATGAATCAGGTATAATAAAAAGCATAAGAGCTGATTTTTCATTATTTGGAAGTAAAAACCCATGGAATCAAAAAATAAACCGGTTGACGGATTACAAGATTATCTAGGTCATGTTTCGCAAGAGCATGAAGTTCGTGTAGCTAAAGTTAAAACAATGCGCGAGCAAGGTGTTAACCCTTGGCCATCTTTAAAACACTCAACAACAACATCAAAAAATATTCTTGAATCATTTGCAGAAGGCGACACAACAGTGTATCAACTTGTTGGCCGTGTCATGACTGTGCGTTTGCATGGAAAAGCTGCATTCGTACATCTGCAAGATGAAGCAGGTAAGTTGCAACTTTACATTAAAGAAGA comes from the Candidatus Babeliales bacterium genome and includes:
- a CDS encoding GNAT family N-acetyltransferase, with protein sequence MKKRFVGLMALLTCLSLGLVGHEFDIEPISSPDLRSERDLFMRSHSFADQGSDFLSNEFDKEEQAYKDQNTQTLFFHATFMDEVIGYISFDASGDHKVHVRHLAIDPEMYEPALIKELLFTVFQVVPQVGFISLVANLQQVDVLQLLEELGFEFACEHQDGIFCTYELFVNNKCKICDVLYGPSFWYGNGDEWDSGSYVTIQEAFSEADDNAGNE
- the rpsI gene encoding 30S ribosomal protein S9, which encodes MAQAPASTKKTAKAPALKATSIKPKRVKAIANKPFSQGTGRRKSAVARVLLRKGNGQILINGKSFEEYFTVPASRDACQASFITAPATSGMTADIKVSGGGFSSQAVAAQLGIARALLLFDETLRPELRKLGFLTVDSRVKERKKYGQKGARAKFQFTKR
- a CDS encoding septum formation initiator family protein, with the translated sequence MTFLMRRLIMFFLVFEVVVFFVLYCFGPKGLTMLVDLRKQQQQTRIDICTIQKEIKTLQSDIEMNFSDFAKEKIAREKLLMKKDQEQVYFKTKVK
- a CDS encoding superoxide dismutase; the protein is MMFTVPKLSYSYDALLPYIDAQTMEIHITKHHQAYVDNLNKALLPYPELQKLSLEALLTGIESLPDAIKTAVRNNAGGHYNHTLFWEMMKPSADMKQGLLIAEIQKKFGTYQAFKDQFETAAKTRFGSGWAWLVLNKSGDLEVFSTANQDAPLMQGSVPLLGLDVWEHAYYLHYQNRRPDYIAAWWNVVNWEFVEERYRAVIGK
- a CDS encoding endonuclease Q family protein, which produces MKFIADFHIHSKYSHATSKFMDLVSLSTWGQLKGIGVMGTGDFTHPIWQQELKTQLQEVEPGLFELKSEYQKIITSQVTASQVYESCKVNALSPHRFMLSSEVSTVFKRNGRCYRTHSIILAPSFQAVDAITKELEKIGNITSDGRPILGCDAADIVKIVLNASEDCMVIPAHIWTPWYGLLGSKSGFNSVHEAFGYLTQHIYAVEKGLSSNFLMNAQLSELDKFALLCNSDAHSLQNLGREANLLDTDLSYAGITNALRKNDKNELVAGIEFFPERGKYYGDGHRACGVYLTPQQTVACGGICPVCHKPVTIGVLNRVNQLADRTVEQAQEFVRKRYQVVPLFDVISHELKQADTSQKVQKMYHQMLQQVGPEFYILLKASIQQIEQASTPGIAQAIAKIRSGDIVILPGYDGVYGQVQF